A window of Fusarium verticillioides 7600 chromosome 7, whole genome shotgun sequence genomic DNA:
GACCTTAGCTGAGAGTCTTGTCGAAGCTGGCGGAAAAGGTACGTCAATCACACAATTGACTTGGTCAACCACTAATTAAAATGCAGTGTATTGTCTTGATCGTGCTGATCAGCCTGACCAAGGATGGCATGAGGCTCAAGCACGCGTCGTCCCAGAATGGGGCGGATCTCTACACTACCGCAAACAAGACGTATCAGACGCCGAAGGTCTCGATAAACTCATCACCGCCATCGCAGATGAGAATCAAGGTCTCGACGGCGTGATAGCCGCTGCAGGCGTCCAGCATATTTCACCCACCGTGGAATATAATGCAGATGAAGTAGAACAAATGCTCTCCATCAACTACACGGGCGTTTTCATGACGGCCAAATCAGCCGCCAAGCAAATGATGAAGTACAAGAAACGCGGAAGCATCTGTCTCATCGCCAGTATTTCCGGCCTCAAAGCGAACCGCGGTCTTGTTTCACCCGTTTATAACTCCAGCAAAGCAGCTGTTATCCAACTTGCGCGCAATCTTGCTATGGAATGGAGTCCTATTCAGAAAGACGGCACTGGAGGGATTCGCGTCAATTGTATTAGCCCTGGACATATCATGACGCCCATGGTGCAGAGCAACTTTGAGGAGGTACCTGGCATGCGGGAGGAGTGGGAGAGGGAGATCATCATGGGGAGATTGGCGGAGACGCAGGAGTTTAAGGGTGCGgcgttgttcttgttgagcaaTGCTAGTAGTTACATGACGGGGAATAACCTTGTGATTGATGGAGGACATACGTCGTGGTAATAATGGATGGGTTGGTGTTGGTAAGGAGATTCGATGACTAGAGAGGAGAATCGATGATAGATTAATagcaagccaagccattTGTTTTACAATGCAACTTTTATCCCTTCATGTCGTCGCATCCACTCCAAGATGATAGATGAAGCCACAAACATAGAATGACACAAATACATCCAATTGTCAGATCCTATGTATTTCTAGAAAGAATAGAGTTCTGGTAAAACCCTGAAAAATTTCGCTGCAGCTATTGTACGACTATCTGGACCAAACACACTCCTTAAGACCATGGGTTCCTACTGTCCCATCCATGACGAACGCCCTTATAACATGTTTGAAACTTCCATATGCCAAATACAAGCCACAGAATGACCCGAAAAAGCACCAGATAACACAAAGTTCCGCGGTCTCCCTGTCTTTCAATTTCATATCCATAACTTGCTGGTCGCGACGGCTCTTCACCGTCATCAGAAATCAGGACCCTCTGGACTATAGAAGAACCCAAATCCCCGAGCCATATCTACTCAAATCACCCCCATACAGCACTGAACTGCCTTCACAGTGCTCTAGTATGGTTTCGATCGGATTGAGCTACCTCCAGACTTGGATCTGGGACGACAAAGCCTGTTTTTCAGGGGCGCCGTctcgctctcctcaaccaaAACATCAAGACCGGCCTTTATGCACTCCAAGCGTTCATCCCGCCCCCAATCGATGATATTCCGGACGAACCTCCGAAACTCGAGGAACTCTTCAGGTCGCTGGAGAATAAAGGTCTTGATCTTTTGCATATATATGAAGTCCCCATCCTTCCAAGAGGCATGCAAGCGAGCTTCAGTTCCATTCATGGCAACACTAAAGCTCATGCTCTCAAGCGGTTTTCTGGGTCCGACATTCGTACACTTCCCAAGCCGCTCTTTCAATCTCTCGTTGATGTAGATGCAGGCCGTGGACGCTCCCAGGCATTGGTTCGTCGCCACCTAGAGACTACCTTTGCTGGATGGTCCATCGCCTTTGAATTCGACTGTAAAGAAGGGAAATGTAAGGCCCTCGCTGTTCACAAACGCAAAATTACCACATGTTGCGATCTGCATTCGCTGGTCGTGCTCGAAGGCAGAGAAGCGATACCCGTATAGGAGATCGGGAACAGGAACACTGACTCTCGCGTAGGGATTGGTGATGGGGATAACTGCCCTGCCTACAAAGACACGATCGCTGCGCTGGATTTTGTCTGTGCTGGAACTCGGGGGGATGATGCTGTTTCGAACGAATTCTTCAACCTTTGGTTCACTGGTACCGGCTTCCATGGCGTAGAGATCATCGTTATCCTGGGGGATAGGCTCAGGGGATGATCGACCTTGCTTGAGGGATTCGACAAGGGCTGAGATACGAGGCGGGAGTTCATTTCGAGAGTCGAGTaagaggatgttgttgagggcaAGGTTGCAATCCCGGTAGAGGGCACTCTCTACGAGAGGCCCGTTAGATCGATTAGGTGTGCCAGTGCCAGATGGGTAAATGGTCGGTGTCGGGTCAATAGATGGACTACCTTCTTGAGGAGTGAACCCGGGAGTCGAGCGCTTAAGGGATGATTTAGGAGAAAACGCCAGGTCAAAGGAGACGGCTTTCCCGGTGACGTTCTTTCTACCTACCATAATTGCTGGAGCAGAATGAGATCTTTCTGGTATAGGTTCCAAGTCTCTGTCTAGAATGGAGCAATCTGAGTGTGATATCTTGCATAGGTCTTGAGGATAAATATCTTCGAGCCAGTTACCGATTTTTCTCAAGCATGAAGGACTAGGTAGCGTCTCCTTTATATACTCCAGTAGAGCAGTGGATGGACGACTACTCCTAATAGGAGCTGGTTGAAACATGACCTATTAAGACACAGTCAGCGTATGTTGAAGCGATAGCTATCATGGTGttttgtcgatgatgaggtctTGTACGACTTGACGGGATTCTCACATGGTCGTTGAAATTCTGATGTGCAATTTCATAGCATGCTTTCTTCAACTGCAGGGCCTCTGATGGGGATATCGAGGGAGATCTGCTGGCGGCGCGCTTCCTGGGGTTGTTTGGCGTGGCCTGAATAGGCGCTGATTCTAGCGAGCTGTCCATGGTGAGAGCTGAAATTGAGGGAAATGCGGGGGTATAGAGAGTAGAGGCAGAGGGCCCTTATTAAAGGGTTCTGAGAGTGCTACCGTGAGTGAAGAGGAATGTTCAGGTCAAGTTTGGTCAGTCTGATGAGAGAGGCTCTTTGGGCCGTGACAGTACAGGCGATGCTCGGAGTGAGCGATGAAGCAATGTTAAGATATACATTTTGAATATTACGAGAAGGGTAATTCCAAATGGTAGCAGTGATTCAGAGAGAAATATGTAGTGCAGTTGAATCAGGatggaggctgaggctttCAGACCATACCAAGTTGACAATGATAAAGTATAGAGCCACTACACGTTATACAAACCTAACCACATAAAGTGCCACCCAAAGCCTCTGATTCAATAGCAAATGAAAACCACACGATAAGACCGTCTCTGCAGAAACCACATGAGATTCTCAACACTCCGTGAAACATGTGAAGAGCAACACCAGGCACCGTCCtaccagcatcagcatcaaaaTGCAGATTTGTTTCAGCCCTGTAAACAACGTCAATCCCTGCGGTAGATCCCCCAGATAAAAGGTCCGAATGGTGTTGGATACGAGTGAATTTCGACCGTTGAGAATAAACACGCGTTGCATGAGCCTCGGCCGGCCCGTACCGCACTTTGACGCCCGCAACGTGAATTGTTTTAGCGACGTTTTGCTGGCTCCACTAATTCGAAGTCATGATGCCTCAATTTCAattttgttgtttttgtCATGATCGAGTTATGAAGATGCTCGGCTGGGAACATGATGGGACTATACGCTGTTCCGATATCACTCGCGGAGACCTCATCGCCTATCTCTTCCAGTCTACCATACACCCTTTAAGATGATACTAACAATATATGAAAGACTACTCTTCTCTCACAATATCCGCCAACTATTCTCGGCCGACATGTCCGGCTTTCGGATCATCAGGTCCATTACAACTGTAATCTCCACCTACAGCCCTAAAATTCGCAAATCGCCCCCCCCAGTCTCCGCTGTCAGATCCAATCTAACTCCACTGTCGTCATTGTCAGCGACTCCGGCGCTTCCGTCACATTTTCCCATTCATGCAGTCTCTTTTTTTCCACCCTTCCCTCCCTTCCCTTCCATTCACTTCCCCTCAAAAACAAACCACACACAAACCAGATCACAATCCCCGGGGTTATCATATCATACCCTCCTCCGATCTCGCTTGTCCCCCATGGCCTCCTCTACTCTCGAAGCTACCGGCGCTCCAGCCGCTCGCATCAACTCTACTGCTTCCACCATTGCGGACTACGCTTACCCGTATGGCCATCTGGGACACTTGACAcagaagcaggaggaggcTTTTGTCCAGTTTAAGAAGGTCCTTGAGGAGAGGGGTCTTTTGAAAGTCGGACCTCCGccttctcatgatgatcctTTGATCTTGTAGGTTTTTGTCGAGGCGATTGATAAGCAGGGTTCTAACGGCTTTTCTTCACAGGCGATACTTGCGCGCGCGAAGATGGAATGTCGAGGATGCGTATACTCAATTCAAAGAGACAGAAGATTGGCGCAAGACAAACGATTTGGACGTTTTATACGACACCATTGATCTAAGCGCCTACGATTTCAGCCGTCGCCTCGTATGTCTCCCGGAATTCTCGGGAATGTTAAGCGCTGACTCTGTATCTGCAGTACCCCCAATGGACCGGCCGACGCGACCGTCGCGGAATCCCCCTCTACGTTTTTGAAGTCAAGACCCTCGACTCCAAGACCGTCCACGAGTATGAAAAGGTCGGCGCATCGAGTACCTTTTCCAAAGCCAAGTCCGACGGCAAGACGCCAAACGGTCTGTTGCGCTTATTCGCCTTGTATGAGAACTTGACGCGCTTCAACATGCCGTTCTGCACACAACTCCTCGACCGCGAGTATCCCGAGGTTCCTATCACATTGAGCACAAACATTGTTGATATTTCGGGCGTCGGGCTGAAGCAGTTCTGGAATCTTAAGCAGCATATGCAGGCTGCTTCACAACTGGCCACGGCGCATTACCCCGAGACGCTGGATCGCATATTCGTGATTGGCGCGCCGGCGTTTTTCAGCACTGTTTGGGGTTGGATCAAGCGCTGGTTCGATCCTATCACTGTGTCCAAGATTTTCATCCTCGGTCATCACGAGGTGAAGAGTGTTCTGGAGCAGTACATTGAACCCCGAAACATTCCTAAGAAGTATGGCGGCGAGCTTGATTACAACTTTGGAGAACTCGGTAACCCTGATCCTAACTGGGAGGGTGTcgttgagtttgagaatggacACAAGACGTTCCCCAGCGGACCGTTATTGTGGGAGGAGGACTCGAACGGAAGACTAGTCTGTATGGCTAAGGGCTCCAAGGACGGTCAACCTCGAAACGAGAGAATCTGCACAATTCCCAAGACCTTTGGCCTCGCGCCCGTGGTGGAAATCTCCAGCGGCGAAACAGTTGTTGAAACACCAGCGGAAACCACCGACGCAGCTGCCCTCAACGGAAACGGCCACCCCGTATCTCCCCAAGGAACACATGACGATGGTGTTCAGACCGACGATGCGCTCTTGAGCGGCGACGTGAacgagaagttgaagctgcaAGACGACAAGCCTGTCGCGGCACAGACGACTACTGTGTGATGGAAGCATTATATCCTAGAGATGGCGAAGACTGGCATACCCTGGAAGCAAGTTTTGGATAAGATGGTTTGAAGTAAGAGATGGACTGGCTGTATCTGTTGAAGTACACGGAGCATATCCCTTTCTGTTTGGCGTATCATGTTTAGAACCTCCCGTTGAAGCGGTGATATGGTTGTGAATATATAATCGTGATTCCCTGTTAATATTGAACAATTGACATTTTTATTCTATTTTCTGAATACTGGCCCTCTATGTCCTGTGCTTCTATTAAAGTCCAAATTGTCGTTTAGAGCTTTGACGTCACTCCATCTCTGGAACCTCTGGTCTCGTAATATATCCCCTTCTATTCCTCCACTGCGCAACCCccctctcaagctccccCCACGAAACCCCATCTCTAACAAGACACATCGTCACCCCCAAACTCTCCGTATCTCTATTCCTcggctcatcatcaaagaacaGCATATCCTCATACTTGATCCCCGTCCTCTTCTGCAGACTCTCAAAATGCTTAATCTTACACCCCGGATAAATCTCCAGCAACCCCTCAAACACATCCAGCGCTTTCTTTGGCTTTCCACCCTCTGAGCCAGTGATATGCAACATCTTTAACAAATCGCGCGCAAGGCTCGGTGCTGAAGTCCGCGATGCCACGCCGATTTTTATACCGGCGCGTGGTAAGGCGTGCAGAATGGCGGGGACGTCGCTGAAGAAACCATAGTCTTCGCCGTATCGGTCTGTGGCGGCTGTGTGTGAGGAGTTTGGCTTTAGGGGTGGTGTTACGTGGGTGTCTACCCAGAAAGGCCAGAGGGTGTAGtcgagatcgaagacgatgagcttggggagTGGGAGGGAGGGATCGGCGAGAGAGGAGGGGAGGGcggtggatgatgttgatgctgttgagattGTGGAGAGGGTTGAGGTACTCGGCGGGAACGGGTTCTTGGAGAGTTTCTTTGGCATTTTGAGATTATTGATGTAGAGAGGGAGTTGAATGTGGTGATGGAAggttttggtgttgagaagttGGGACTTTTTTTGTTATCGCCCCGCGGTGGGGGGGTGTGACGTCGCTAACGTGCGTGCTCTGATATGATCGACGTATTAGATTTTCGTCCACTCTTTGAAGGGTTACCGGTTCAACGGTCAACGTTGTATCTGTCTATAAAGTAGGCACTTTATCTTTTGAACCTAATCTCGCGCGGAAGGACTATCGCTAGACTCTTACCAAGATGCCATGTGACTCTGGTCTTTATTAGTCCCGGTAATTTATCTTAGTTTTCTGTTATTTCCTTCATTGGTCTGTAGCAAAGATGTATGGCAATCGggtctttttcttcttcagtgcGCATAACAACTTGACAGTTGGTAAATGATCATGTAGAGGTTATATGCCTTGTCCTTTCACCTTTTCTATCAGAAGACAAGCCTTTCTTAGTAAAATCTCATACATAAAAATCTTTTATGAATGATTGCGATATTCACATCTGTCATATGGATCTGATtactcagtcttggtctttgcaGTCCCAGGTCGAATGTCGACCTGTCAACCTCTAAATCCCTACTTCGGCTACCCCGCACTCACACTCTCAGCGATTGCGGGGAGGCAAATTACGGGTTCTCTTCAGCACAACAAACCTCATCTAATTGGCCCGAGGTAATTAGTCCAAAGTCGGGGCACATTTCCCCATTTAACTTGGACACTTGCCTGACTCTTTTTAACCTGAAGAACtgattttcttttttgccGAAACGCTGCAGTTCAATTCCCCTAAGTATTTAACCCCTGCGATATGCATATGCCGATGAGCATATGTCTAAGTGATAAGCGATTGAttgcttcttgacgatcTGAACGTGTTCAGGGGTTGGTCGCGAAGATCGACTCATTTCACGCGACACAGTCAATTGGGTGATTCACAGGGAGTGAAAACGGAGACAAAAGGATTCATGATGGCTAAAAGAACGTGGTCGGACTCTGCTGGAGCGACCAGCGCTGAAGCGGCGGTAtgtcttgatgttcttgttaTGAGAATTGGCTGACAAGACAGGCCCCGACGCCAGCTCGTCCAAATGGAAATGGGAGAACAGCTTCTCATCGGCAGAGTATCACGGGAGTTGTGTCCAATGACGGTACTGTTCCTCAGATCTCACGAAAGATCAAGGCGTGCGCAGCATGTCGAAAACACAAGGTGAAAACTGCCGCGCGTGCACACTCGTGTGAGTGAGAGCTAATTGTGGTGGTAGATCAAATGTTTGATGGATGAAAGTGGCCCGCCATGTCGAAGATGCGCAGAGAGAAATCTAGGCTGTGTCTTGAGCAAAAGTCTCCAGACCATCATGGATGAAAAGTCACAGCAAGTCTTACCCTTCaccactcatcatctcataaTAACCAACAACTCAGATTCTCCGAATCAGTTGTCCAAGATCTAGAGCAAATACACAGCGCTCTAAGACAAGTCATGACCAAACTCAGCCTCCCAGAACTTCCACCTCTACAAAGCATCAACgcccgagaagaagggtcaCCACCTAAAGACGACCATGCAAATACGTCTCATAATCTCTCTGTATCACAAGAGGAATTCCGCGGTCCCTCATGTGATAACTCACCTAAAGCGACgcctgaggatgaagggcTTCCTTATGTGCCTATTCACTCACTTTACACCCTGACTAAACTCAGTGCGTTGCGATCGCCCGACAACCCTGAGGCCCAGAAAGGAAACGCCATCAACGACTTTATCGCTCGCGGTGCGCTCTCGCTAGCAGATGCAGAGAGTCTCTTTTCTCTGTACCGCGACCGTTTGGATCGGTATATGTACGGAATCGGCTGTCGATACATGACCCTCGAAGAGCTCCGTCGCAAAAGTCCCATCCTCTCCGCCGCGACACTCACAGTAGCTGCACTACACGACCCAAAAGCCGACAACATCTACGGAATCTGCAGCGGAGAATTCCGACGCCTCATGGAAAGGTCAATGTTTGAACGGCGCATTGATCGTGATTATCTTCGCGCCATGTGTGTTGCTTCATATTGGCTAAGTGATCTTTCTTGGATGCTCTCAGGATATGCTATTCGACGCGCGGCGGAGTGTAATTTGCATAATAGCTATAATCAGGCTATCAAGGAGCAGAGCCAGGAGGCGGCGGATTGTGCGCGGCTGTGGTATATACTGTATATCTGTGATCAGCACCTCGCGACTTTGTATGGTCGGCCTTCGATTGTCCAGGAGGATTCGTCGATTCAGGGGTGGGAGCAGTTCTTGAAATCGCCGGTTGCGACGGAGGAGGATAAGCGGTTGACGGGCCAGGTTATGCTGGTTAGTATTCTGCGGAATATTCGAGAACTCTTTGGGACGGATAAGGGTGAGCCGATTCCGAGGGTATATCTAAATCACATACTGCAGTTTAGACGGCAGTTGGATGAGTGGTATACTCGATGGATGGGAGAGTTGCCTGGTAAGTCAAGGTTAACAACGCTTATCCTAGAATTATACTGACCTCTCGCAGAACAATGGACCCAAATTGGCTCATTCCCTCGAAAAGGAACCATTCTTCACTACAACTTTGCCCAGATCCATCTCTACTCACACATCTTCCGCGGTCTCTCCAACGACGCCCCGATTCCTCACTATTTCCTCGACTGCGCCATGCAAGCCGTCAACGCCGCaaccgccatcatcgacctCATAATAACCGACCCAGACGTCGCAGTCGGCATCGTAGGAATGCCCTCGTACATGCTCTCCATGACAGCCTTTGCCTGCATGTTCCTCATAAAGGTAGCAGTTAAATACGGCAGCGATCTCATCGAGCGTCAGCGCGTGCACGACCTAACAACCAACCTCGTTCGACAATTTCGATCGCTAAAAGCTGGGAAGTGGCATCTTGCGAATCTCATGGCGGGAGGGCTGGAGCGCATGACTGCTACGTTGGCTACACCGGATCTGGGACAGGTGCAGCCTGCGGTGTATAATAACGCGGCTGAGCATGTTGATATGGTCATGCCGGGGAATCAGGTGTACACTGACATGGATGGGGATACGTTCTTTGACTACGACATGAGCTTTGGGCTTTCGCCGGTTTTCAGGTTCGATCCGAGTATGTTTACTGTTGATGCTTCGGGACAGTCGCTTCCGACGTATCCTGAGGCTAATTATGGAATGAGGCCGCCGCAATAGGATGGGATAATGGGCGTTTTTGTTTGGGAATACCTTGTTGTTTGTACGTGATGGGGTTTGGGtatgaagctgaagagataTTCTTATCCGCTGATGCTCCGTGATCGGATAACTGGCCTGTGTCTGAGTGAAGTATGACTAGAGATGTATCATATCTGCTCCCCCAATCTACATGATGATCCCTCCATTGACTGCAATTTCTCTCCACAGTTTGTGCATCTCGGATTTCGTTCCGTCGACTCCGCATCATCTTTTGCGGGGGACACGGATAACCTCATTCACCCCGCGATAGTGGATCAATCTTATCCGGCCAAACAACCATTTAAACACATCAACTCACTCAATTCATCACTAACACAATCACTAACATACCTATACCAAACACCAGAATGGCCAATACAcagcatatcctcatcaCAGGAGCCGGTGGCTTCATCGGCCAAGAAATCAtagctcctcttctcaactcctcaccctcaatcCATCTCACAATAACCGACATCTCTGAACCTCCCGTCCCAGCTCAACACGCCCAACGCATAACTTCTCTCGCCGCAGATCTCACCAACCCCTCTGTAGCCGAGCAGCTCATAACATCTCAGCCCTTTGAAGCAGTTTATCTCTTCCACGGACTCATGTCCGGCGGCTCAGAAGCAAATCTCGATCTCGGTCTTAAAGTCAACGTTGATTCAGTCCGCTACGTTCTCGACGCTCTGAGGAACAAACTTCCGGGTGTCAAAGTTGTATTCTCGAGTTCTTGTGCTGTTTATGGACCCGAGGAGGGATATGTTACTGAGAAGACACTGCCGCAGCCGAGATCTTCGTATGGTGCGGAGAAGCTTATTGCTGAGTTGTTGGTGAATGACTTTTCGAGAAGGGGATTGATCGATGGGAGGATCGTGAGGTTGCCGACGGTGGTGGTTCGGCCTGGAAAGCCCTCCGCCGCAGCATCGAGTTTCGCTTCGGGAATAGTTCGTGAAAGTCTGCAGGGCATTCCTAACGTACTCCCCGTGCCGAAGGATATATCCATGTGGATCTGCAGCCCTGCGACTGTGATCAAGAAcctgatcaagatcaaggataTACCTGCAGAGAAGTTTGGAGACTCAAGGATTGTGAATCTTCCGGGTATTACTGTTAGTGTACAAGATATCCTCGATGCTGTCGAAAAGGTTGGTGGAAAAGAGGCGATTGGTtatgttgaggaggagcaggacgAGGCCCTGTATAAGATTGTTAAGAGTTGGCCGCCGTGGTTTGATGCGAGTAGGGCCAAGGAGCTCGGattggatggagatggggagTTGgttgatgctgtcaaggcaTTTCAGgagagattgaagagctcaTCGTAGGATTTATTATTAAGTGATTCTATCTATCAATTTATAATGGGTATATCGAACATCTTGCAACTTCTGTCCTACAGCTTTGAAGGTCTTACTCTTCGTGACACTGAACTTGGGTCAATACGTCCAGATGTAACCAAATGGTCAACATCCAAAGTATTAACAAGTTCGGGTGTCGCTTGATCAAGGCTAGTAATGCCCGCGAGCCTCATTGATGTTTCTAGCTCATCCTTTAGAACTAAACAGCATTTTAGTCACTGCCGCATAAGCACCATTCAGTCAACTTACTCTGTGAGAGGTGCTCGACACCCTTTTGACCATAAACCAACGAATACAAGAACGGTCTTGCGATACCAACAGCAGTAGCTCCCAGGGCAATAGCCTTGAGGATATCAGATCCACGCTCAAAGCCTCCATcgatgaagatctcaagatgtTCAAACGCTTCAGGGAACCGCTTCCGGACCTCAAGAAGTATGAGGATCGAAGCCTGAGCACTGTACATCTGTCAGAAACTCTCCATGTGAAGTCGATGGGAGTAAACTTACCCGTCGAGAGACCTCCCACCGTGATTACTCAACATaacaccctcaacaccatacTCAACCGCCAACTTGACATCCTCCACAGTCTGAACACCCTTCAGCACAATCGGCACAGAGCTCTCCCGTCTAATCCACTCCAGATCCTCCCACGAGAGGCTCTTGTCTATATACTGCCCCATCAACCGTCCGAGTCCACTGCCCTTACCATCTTTACTGCTCTCACTGCCGCTCATGGCAGATTTTATGACAACAGCTTGGGGGGCTCGCTCATCGGCTTCGCGTTTTCCGGGGACGGGGGCGTCGACGGTCACGAAGATGGCTTTTATGCCGAGGGAGCGAGCGCGGCGGAGGAGTTCGATTGTTTTGGGGCGGTGCGAGTTTACGTAGagttggaggaagaagggatGGCCTGGGGGAGCTgcgccgatgatgttggggaGGGAGTATGAAGCGTTACTCGAGATCTACAAGGTCAGCCCGTATCTCAAGCTACAGTAGCATGTGACTTACAATCTCAAAGATTCCTTCACTGGCAGCTGCTCTACTCCAACCAAGCTCACCATCCGGATGCGCCAGCGTCGCCATGGCAGCAGGACACATAATAAACGGCGCCTTGCTCTCCAAACCCAAGATGTTTCTCTTGATACTGACTTGACTGACATTTCGTAATATTCTCGGGCGCAGCATGACTCGGCGGATGAgttccttgttcttggagaCTGTGACGAGATCGGTGGCGGCGGAGGAATAAAAGGCCCATGCTTTAGGTGATAGCGCTTTTTGCGCCGCGAGAGCAAAGTCGTTTGCTGAGAGGATTTGATCGAGCGTTGGGACGGAGGATGGGAGTTGGATTTCTGTATTTGTTAGTGAGTGTTGTAAgagtgagggtgagggtgagggtgaggatgGGGGTGAATACCGCGAGGGGTGGGGATATTGGGAGATTCAGACTCCATTGCTGCGAGATcactcatgatggcggttAATTGTAATCGTTTATTCTAGAGAGATTGTACAGTATACAGCTGGGATAATAGTTC
This region includes:
- a CDS encoding L-lactate dehydrogenase (cytochrome), yielding MSDLAAMESESPNIPTPREIQLPSSVPTLDQILSANDFALAAQKALSPKAWAFYSSAATDLVTVSKNKELIRRVMLRPRILRNVSQVSIKRNILGLESKAPFIMCPAAMATLAHPDGELGWSRAAASEGIFEIISSNASYSLPNIIGAAPPGHPFFLQLYVNSHRPKTIELLRRARSLGIKAIFVTVDAPVPGKREADERAPQAVVIKSAMSGSESSKDGKGSGLGRLMGQYIDKSLSWEDLEWIRRESSVPIVLKGVQTVEDVKLAVEYGVEGVMLSNHGGRSLDGAQASILILLEVRKRFPEAFEHLEIFIDGGFERGSDILKAIALGATAVGIARPFLYSLVYGQKGVEHLSQILKDELETSMRLAGITSLDQATPELVNTLDVDHLVTSGRIDPSSVSRRVRPSKL
- a CDS encoding alcohol dehydrogenase, which translates into the protein MANTQHILITGAGGFIGQEIIAPLLNSSPSIHLTITDISEPPVPAQHAQRITSLAADLTNPSVAEQLITSQPFEAVYLFHGLMSGGSEANLDLGLKVNVDSVRYVLDALRNKLPGVKVVFSSSCAVYGPEEGYVTEKTLPQPRSSYGAEKLIAELLVNDFSRRGLIDGRIVRLPTVVVRPGKPSAAASSFASGIVRESLQGIPNVLPVPKDISMWICSPATVIKNLIKIKDIPAEKFGDSRIVNLPGITVSVQDILDAVEKVGGKEAIGYVEEEQDEALYKIVKSWPPWFDASRAKELGLDGDGELVDAVKAFQERLKSSS